In a single window of the Streptomyces sp. NBC_00285 genome:
- a CDS encoding YchJ family protein — MVVMSRRTSKPRPRATSCPCGLAEAYDGCCGRFHRGEAAAPTAESLMRSRYCAFVRREEGYLLRTWHPRTRPQGVDFDPGMRWTGLEILGTSDGSAFHPAGTVTFRASFEGGSLHERSRFERVDGAWVYVDGEFLD; from the coding sequence ATGGTGGTCATGTCCCGACGTACCTCGAAGCCCCGGCCCCGCGCCACGTCCTGCCCCTGCGGTCTCGCGGAGGCCTACGACGGCTGCTGCGGCCGCTTCCACCGGGGTGAGGCCGCGGCGCCGACCGCCGAGTCCCTGATGCGCTCGCGGTACTGCGCTTTCGTGCGGCGCGAGGAGGGTTATCTGCTCCGCACCTGGCATCCGCGGACCCGGCCGCAGGGCGTCGACTTCGACCCCGGTATGCGCTGGACCGGCCTGGAGATCCTCGGGACGAGTGACGGATCGGCCTTCCACCCCGCCGGGACGGTGACCTTCCGGGCCTCGTTCGAGGGCGGTTCGCTGCACGAACGCAGCCGGTTCGAACGGGTCGACGGGGCCTGGGTGTACGTCGACGGGGAGTTCCTCGACTGA
- a CDS encoding FadR/GntR family transcriptional regulator: MTTSGRGLHGQVLESLGPAITAGEYPPGSVLRTDELAQRFEVSRSVMREAVRVLESMHLVESRRRVGVTVRPKAEWNVYDPQVIRWRLAGADRPAQLRSLTVLRSAIEPVAAGLAAKNATAEQCAELTRCTLGMVANSKGHRLQGYLFHDIAFHRVVLNASGNEMFAHLGDLVAEVLTGRTHHEVMFEDPDPAAVTLHVRLAEAIREGDAGHAEELTREIAAGALHELDILAP, translated from the coding sequence ATGACCACATCGGGCCGGGGGCTGCACGGGCAGGTACTGGAATCCCTCGGCCCCGCGATCACCGCGGGCGAGTACCCGCCGGGGAGCGTTCTGCGCACCGACGAACTGGCCCAGCGTTTCGAGGTCTCACGTTCGGTGATGCGCGAGGCGGTCCGGGTCCTTGAGTCCATGCACCTGGTCGAGTCCCGCCGCCGCGTGGGCGTGACGGTGCGCCCCAAGGCCGAGTGGAACGTCTACGACCCCCAGGTCATCCGCTGGCGGCTGGCAGGCGCCGACCGCCCGGCGCAACTGCGCTCCCTCACGGTGCTCCGCTCGGCGATCGAGCCGGTGGCGGCGGGCCTGGCCGCGAAGAACGCGACGGCCGAGCAGTGCGCCGAGCTCACCAGATGCACGCTCGGCATGGTCGCCAACTCCAAGGGCCACCGGCTGCAGGGCTACCTCTTCCACGACATCGCCTTCCACCGCGTGGTCCTCAACGCCTCCGGCAACGAGATGTTCGCCCACCTCGGCGACCTCGTCGCCGAGGTCCTCACCGGCCGCACCCACCACGAGGTCATGTTCGAGGACCCCGACCCGGCCGCCGTCACCCTCCATGTCCGCCTCGCCGAGGCGATCCGCGAGGGCGACGCCGGTCACGCGGAGGAGCTGACCCGCGAGATCGCGGCGGGCGCCCTCCACGAGCTGGACATCCTGGCGCCGTGA
- a CDS encoding gluconokinase, whose protein sequence is MRTSPVVVVMGVAGTGKTTIGPLLAARLGVPYAEGDDFHPPANIARMSAGTPLTDEDRWPWLDAIGSWAHGRAGLGGVVSCSALKRSYRDRLRAEAPGVVFVHLAGDRALIEDRMSHRQGHFMPTALLDSQFATLQPLQRDEAGVVVDVSGSPEEITERAAQALAGHP, encoded by the coding sequence ATGAGGACCTCCCCTGTCGTCGTGGTCATGGGCGTCGCGGGCACCGGGAAGACCACCATCGGTCCCCTGCTCGCGGCCCGGCTCGGCGTTCCCTACGCCGAGGGCGACGACTTCCACCCGCCGGCCAACATCGCCAGGATGTCGGCCGGCACCCCGCTCACCGACGAGGACCGGTGGCCGTGGCTGGACGCCATCGGTTCCTGGGCGCACGGACGGGCCGGGCTCGGCGGGGTGGTCAGCTGCTCGGCGCTGAAGCGGTCGTACCGTGACCGGCTGAGGGCTGAGGCACCCGGGGTCGTCTTCGTACACCTGGCGGGCGACCGGGCCCTCATCGAGGACCGGATGTCGCACCGGCAGGGGCACTTCATGCCCACCGCGCTGCTGGACTCTCAGTTCGCCACGCTCCAGCCCCTCCAGCGGGACGAGGCCGGGGTCGTGGTGGACGTGTCCGGCAGTCCGGAGGAGATCACCGAGCGGGCCGCCCAGGCGCTCGCCGGACACCCGTAA